A single genomic interval of Clostridium facile harbors:
- the rfbA gene encoding glucose-1-phosphate thymidylyltransferase RfbA gives MATKGIVLAGGAGTRLYPSTIACSKQILTVYDKPMIYYPISTLMLAGIQDILIISTPRDTEVFKELLGDGSQFGVRFSYVVQTAPRGLAEAFILGEEFIGDDNVCLVLGDNIFYGYRFTERLQAAVNRKDGATIFGYHVSNPKAFGVVDFDEDGNVLSIEEKPEHPKSNYAVPGLYFYDNKVVEIAKNVKPSARGELEITSVNNAYLEAGKLKVELFGRGMAWLDTGTHRAMLAAANFIEAVQTRQGLYVSCLEEIAYRNKFITKEQLLQQADRMKTTEYGQYLYQVAETVVVK, from the coding sequence ATGGCTACAAAAGGGATTGTATTGGCAGGAGGAGCTGGAACACGGCTGTATCCTTCCACGATTGCTTGTTCTAAGCAGATTTTAACCGTTTATGACAAACCTATGATTTATTATCCAATTTCTACTTTAATGCTGGCTGGTATCCAGGATATTTTGATTATTTCCACTCCACGTGATACCGAAGTATTTAAAGAATTACTGGGGGATGGAAGCCAATTCGGTGTTCGTTTTTCCTATGTAGTACAAACCGCTCCAAGGGGATTAGCAGAAGCCTTCATTTTAGGAGAAGAATTTATTGGGGATGATAATGTTTGCTTGGTATTAGGGGATAATATCTTCTATGGCTACCGTTTTACAGAGCGCTTACAGGCTGCTGTAAACCGTAAAGATGGCGCTACTATTTTTGGCTACCATGTAAGCAATCCAAAAGCATTTGGCGTTGTAGATTTTGATGAAGACGGAAATGTACTTTCTATTGAGGAAAAACCGGAACATCCAAAATCCAACTATGCGGTTCCAGGATTGTATTTCTATGATAACAAAGTTGTGGAAATTGCGAAGAATGTAAAACCTTCCGCACGTGGAGAGTTGGAAATCACTTCTGTGAACAACGCTTATCTGGAAGCTGGAAAATTAAAAGTAGAATTGTTTGGCCGTGGCATGGCTTGGCTGGATACTGGTACCCACCGTGCGATGCTGGCAGCTGCTAACTTTATTGAAGCGGTACAGACCCGCCAGGGATTGTATGTATCCTGTTTGGAAGAAATTGCTTACCGCAATAAATTTATTACCAAAGAACAGCTGTTACAACAAGCTGACCGTATGAAAACCACAGAATATGGCCAGTATTTATATCAGGTAGCAGAAACAGTTGTTGTGAAATAA
- the rfbD gene encoding dTDP-4-dehydrorhamnose reductase, giving the protein MNIVITGCHGQLGTELQKVLKTGISELGPISEVYKNATVVAVDIEDLDIGDFDAVSAFMEQHKPDVVFNCAAMTNVDGCETNQEVAMKANAIGPRNLAVMCKKLDAKLVHVSTDYVFAGDGNRPYVEWDITNPQSVYGASKNLGEQYVREFCDKYFIARTSWLYGYVGKNFIKTMLRLGRTNGAVTVVDDQRGNPTNAADLAYHLLQLAVTNEYGVYHCTCNGECSWYEFACKIMEVFHVDAKVSPCTSEEFPSPTKRPAYSSLDNMMLRCTIGDHMRSWEEALESYAKNYKEEG; this is encoded by the coding sequence ATGAATATTGTCATTACAGGCTGTCATGGACAGTTAGGTACTGAATTACAAAAAGTTTTAAAAACAGGAATATCCGAATTGGGTCCTATTTCAGAAGTATACAAAAATGCGACTGTAGTAGCCGTTGATATTGAAGATTTGGATATCGGAGACTTTGATGCTGTATCCGCCTTTATGGAACAGCATAAACCAGATGTTGTTTTTAACTGTGCGGCAATGACCAATGTAGATGGCTGTGAAACTAACCAAGAAGTTGCGATGAAAGCAAATGCCATTGGTCCAAGGAATCTGGCTGTTATGTGTAAAAAGCTGGATGCAAAACTGGTGCATGTATCAACTGACTATGTGTTTGCCGGAGATGGAAACCGCCCTTATGTGGAATGGGATATTACCAATCCGCAAAGCGTTTATGGTGCTTCCAAAAACCTGGGAGAACAATATGTACGGGAGTTTTGTGATAAATACTTTATTGCTAGAACATCCTGGTTATATGGTTATGTAGGCAAAAACTTTATCAAAACAATGCTGCGCCTTGGAAGAACCAATGGAGCGGTAACTGTAGTAGATGATCAACGTGGAAACCCAACCAATGCGGCTGACCTGGCCTATCATCTGTTGCAATTAGCTGTTACCAATGAATATGGTGTTTATCATTGTACCTGTAATGGTGAATGCAGTTGGTATGAGTTTGCTTGTAAAATCATGGAAGTATTCCATGTAGACGCAAAAGTAAGCCCTTGCACATCAGAAGAATTCCCAAGCCCAACAAAACGCCCAGCGTATTCCTCTTTGGATAATATGATGTTGCGTTGTACTATTGGCGACCATATGCGTTCTTGGGAAGAAGCCCTGGAAAGTTACGCAAAAAACTATAAGGAAGAAGGATAA
- the rfbB gene encoding dTDP-glucose 4,6-dehydratase: MKTYLVTGGAGFIGSNFVIYMLNKYDDVKIINVDKLTYAGNLENLKDVENNPRHVFVQADICDEAAISKIFEENEIDYVVNFAAESHVDRSITNPEIFVESNVMGTVNMLKCAKKAWQIGDDQYKEGVKYLQVSTDEVYGSLGETGYFMETTPLDPHSPYSSSKASADLFVKAYHDTYKFPVNITRCSNNYGPYQFPEKLIPLMINNVLQHKQLPVYGDGMQVRDWLFVEDHCKAIDMVIRDGKIGEVYNVGGHNERPNIVIVKTIIDYIQKNIDSEVGEHLIKYVEDRKGHDRRYGIAPDKIKEDLGWYPETTFEVGIVKTIQWYLDNKEWMDNVTSGQYQQYYEKMYANK, from the coding sequence ATGAAAACTTATTTAGTAACCGGCGGCGCTGGATTTATCGGCTCTAACTTTGTCATTTATATGCTGAACAAATATGATGATGTCAAAATCATCAATGTAGATAAACTAACCTATGCAGGTAACTTGGAGAACTTAAAAGATGTGGAAAACAATCCACGCCATGTATTTGTACAGGCTGACATCTGTGATGAAGCTGCAATTTCTAAAATTTTTGAGGAAAACGAAATTGACTATGTGGTAAACTTCGCGGCAGAAAGCCACGTAGACCGCAGCATCACAAACCCAGAAATCTTTGTGGAAAGCAATGTTATGGGTACCGTAAATATGCTGAAATGCGCCAAAAAGGCATGGCAGATTGGCGATGACCAATACAAAGAAGGCGTGAAATATTTACAGGTTTCTACTGATGAAGTATACGGCTCTTTGGGCGAAACAGGCTATTTTATGGAAACCACTCCATTGGATCCTCACAGCCCATATTCTTCCAGTAAAGCTTCCGCTGATTTGTTTGTAAAAGCTTATCATGATACTTACAAATTCCCAGTGAATATTACTAGATGTTCCAATAACTACGGCCCATATCAGTTCCCTGAAAAACTGATCCCATTGATGATCAACAATGTATTGCAGCATAAACAACTGCCAGTATATGGAGATGGCATGCAGGTGCGCGACTGGTTGTTTGTAGAAGACCACTGCAAAGCAATTGATATGGTAATCCGCGATGGTAAAATTGGCGAAGTTTACAATGTAGGCGGCCACAACGAACGTCCTAATATTGTCATTGTAAAAACCATTATCGATTATATTCAGAAAAATATTGACAGCGAAGTTGGCGAGCACCTCATCAAGTATGTAGAGGACAGAAAAGGCCACGACAGACGTTATGGAATCGCTCCAGATAAAATTAAAGAGGATTTGGGTTGGTATCCAGAAACCACCTTTGAAGTTGGTATCGTAAAAACAATCCAATGGTACTTGGACAACAAAGAATGGATGGATAATGTAACCAGTGGTCAATACCAACAGTACTACGAAAAAATGTACGCAAATAAATAA
- the rfbC gene encoding dTDP-4-dehydrorhamnose 3,5-epimerase: MGKFKFIETGIDDLFIIESQRFGDARGYFMETYNEKDFHDAGLTMRFVQANESRSCKGVLRGMHFQKNFPQGKLVRCTKGEVYDVAVDLRKDSKTYGKWYGVNLSEENKRQFYVPEGFAHGFYVLSDVAEFVYQVTNLYHPEDEGALFWNDPEVGIKWPLIDGVEVLLSEKDKKNPLLKDIQ, encoded by the coding sequence ATGGGTAAATTTAAATTTATTGAAACCGGAATTGATGACTTATTTATTATTGAATCCCAACGTTTTGGGGATGCCCGCGGCTATTTTATGGAAACCTACAACGAAAAAGACTTCCATGACGCTGGCTTGACCATGCGTTTTGTACAGGCAAATGAATCCCGTTCCTGTAAGGGCGTATTGCGTGGAATGCACTTCCAAAAGAACTTCCCACAGGGAAAATTGGTTCGCTGCACAAAAGGGGAAGTTTATGATGTTGCAGTTGACTTAAGAAAAGATTCCAAAACTTACGGAAAATGGTACGGTGTAAACCTCTCTGAGGAAAACAAACGCCAATTTTATGTTCCAGAAGGTTTTGCCCATGGGTTTTATGTATTGAGCGATGTGGCTGAATTTGTATACCAAGTAACAAATTTATATCATCCGGAAGATGAAGGCGCTCTGTTCTGGAATGACCCAGAAGTAGGAATTAAATGGCCTTTGATTGATGGGGTAGAAGTATTACTGAGTGAAAAAGATAAGAAAAACCCATTGTTAAAAGACATCCAGTAG
- a CDS encoding ABC transporter permease, protein MRGYLADFKRYTPLLMDLTGRDIKVKYRRSVLGLAWSILNPLLTMIVLTQVFGYLLKIQVPDFPVFYIVGSSLFNFFSEATSASMSSIIGASSLIKKVYIPKYIFPLEKCLFSLVNLLFSLIAVVIVMFFQGMVPTWRVILFFVPILYTLVFAIGMSFILSALTVFFRDILHLYGVIITLWTYLTPIIYPVSLLKSASEVGGIAGNTLWTVVNLNPMYHYVEYFRAVVMNNADYGFIPGLRENLICAGSALFVLVVGALVFKKAQDRFILHI, encoded by the coding sequence TTGAGAGGATACTTAGCTGATTTTAAACGTTATACCCCATTGCTGATGGATTTAACAGGCCGTGATATCAAGGTGAAATACCGCCGTTCCGTTCTAGGGCTGGCGTGGAGTATTTTAAATCCATTGTTAACCATGATTGTATTGACACAGGTATTCGGCTATTTGTTAAAAATTCAAGTGCCGGATTTCCCTGTATTTTATATTGTAGGGTCATCTTTGTTCAACTTTTTTTCAGAAGCGACCAGTGCTTCTATGTCTTCCATTATAGGAGCATCTTCTCTGATCAAAAAAGTATATATTCCAAAGTATATTTTCCCGCTGGAAAAATGTCTATTTAGTTTGGTAAACCTATTATTCTCCTTGATTGCGGTTGTCATTGTTATGTTCTTCCAGGGTATGGTGCCAACCTGGCGGGTAATCTTATTCTTTGTTCCAATTTTATATACCTTGGTGTTCGCAATTGGAATGAGCTTTATTTTAAGTGCTTTAACCGTATTTTTCCGGGATATTCTCCACCTGTATGGGGTTATTATTACCTTGTGGACCTATTTGACACCAATCATTTATCCAGTTTCGTTGTTAAAAAGCGCAAGTGAAGTGGGCGGCATTGCCGGGAATACCCTGTGGACTGTTGTAAACTTAAACCCAATGTACCACTACGTCGAATACTTCCGTGCGGTCGTTATGAATAACGCGGATTATGGGTTTATTCCTGGATTACGTGAGAATTTAATTTGTGCAGGCAGCGCATTGTTTGTATTGGTTGTTGGCGCGTTAGTATTCAAAAAAGCGCAGGATCGTTTTATCCTGCATATTTAA
- a CDS encoding ABC transporter ATP-binding protein, whose protein sequence is MHFNMSSERLESLKEYFIKLVKRELHFKDFIALNGVTVDIPKGDVFGIVGLNGSGKSTLLKIISGILKPTKGSVSIHGSIAPLIELGAGFDMELTARENIFLNGSVLGYSKKFMKEHFDEIVDFSEMHDFLDAPMKNYSSGMVARVAFAIATMTKPDILIVDEILAVGDFHFQEKCEKRIAEMMSGGTTVIIVSHSLDQIERLCKHVMWLDHGNVKMIGDVDEVCEAYKNC, encoded by the coding sequence ATGCATTTTAACATGAGCAGCGAACGGTTGGAAAGCTTAAAAGAATACTTTATCAAATTAGTAAAACGTGAGCTGCATTTTAAAGATTTTATTGCATTAAATGGTGTAACAGTAGATATCCCAAAAGGGGATGTGTTTGGAATTGTGGGTTTAAATGGTTCCGGTAAAAGTACCTTGTTAAAGATTATTTCTGGTATTTTAAAACCAACAAAAGGATCTGTATCCATCCATGGCAGTATTGCACCATTGATTGAGTTAGGCGCTGGTTTTGATATGGAATTAACCGCGCGGGAAAATATATTCTTAAACGGTTCTGTATTAGGGTATTCCAAAAAATTTATGAAAGAACATTTCGACGAAATTGTTGATTTCTCTGAAATGCATGATTTTTTGGATGCTCCTATGAAAAACTATTCTTCCGGTATGGTGGCAAGGGTGGCATTTGCCATTGCTACTATGACAAAACCAGATATTTTAATTGTGGACGAGATTTTGGCAGTAGGGGATTTCCATTTCCAAGAAAAATGTGAAAAACGTATTGCTGAAATGATGAGCGGTGGTACAACAGTTATTATTGTTTCCCACTCATTAGACCAGATTGAACGTCTTTGTAAACATGTTATGTGGCTGGATCATGGTAATGTAAAGATGATCGGCGACGTAGATGAAGTGTGCGAAGCCTATAAAAATTGTTAA